The following proteins come from a genomic window of Maribacter sp. HTCC2170:
- a CDS encoding transketolase family protein produces MSKEISLQSADNIRALAVAMVEKAKSGHPGGPMGGADFMHILYTEFFNYDPTDMTWPFRDRFFMDAGHLSTLMYAQYYLLGNYAKEDVANFRQWGSITPGHPEVDVARGIENTSGPLGQGHTMGIGAAVAAKFLQARFGDWMNHKIYGFISDGGIQEEISQGAGRIAGHLGLNNFIMFFDSNDVQLSTMTDEVTTEDTAMKYEAWGWKVITIDGHNHDEIRKALTTANAETEKPTLIIGKTIMGKGCVTEDGGMFEGHCELHGQPIGNTGADYAKTLLNLGMDPDSPFEIYPEVKAYYKDILARKETTAAQKKAEIDSWRNANEDLASKLDHFLSGELPELDFESVAHKDGLATRAASSNVLGYMAEHVENMIVSSADLSNSDKTDGFLKKSSALKKGDFSGGFLQAGVAELTMASMANGIALHGGVIPVVATFFVFSDYMKPAIRLSCIQELPVKFVWTHDAFRVGEDGPTHQPVEQEAQIRLLEKLKNHSGDQSFVALRPADSTETSVAWKMAMENTKTPTGLILSRQGVQDVPAQSGSRFASAINAEKGGYLVKETANADVILVANGSEVSTLIEAATLLEERENLKISIASIPSEGIFRQQSKTYQTSVIPIDKPVFGLTAGLPVNLESLVGANGKVFGLDHFGYSAPAKVLDDKFGFTGEKVSKEVLSFLNG; encoded by the coding sequence ATGAGCAAAGAAATTAGTTTGCAATCTGCCGATAATATTCGGGCTCTGGCAGTGGCAATGGTAGAAAAGGCAAAATCAGGTCACCCTGGTGGTCCAATGGGAGGAGCCGATTTTATGCACATCCTTTACACAGAATTTTTCAATTATGATCCTACTGATATGACTTGGCCATTTAGAGATCGATTCTTTATGGATGCCGGGCATTTATCTACATTGATGTATGCACAGTATTATCTATTGGGTAATTATGCAAAGGAAGATGTTGCCAATTTTAGACAATGGGGCTCAATAACACCTGGTCATCCTGAAGTTGATGTTGCAAGGGGTATTGAAAATACATCTGGACCACTGGGACAGGGACATACTATGGGTATTGGTGCAGCGGTTGCCGCAAAGTTCTTGCAAGCTCGATTTGGTGATTGGATGAACCATAAAATCTACGGATTTATTTCTGATGGAGGTATTCAAGAAGAAATTTCTCAAGGCGCCGGGCGTATTGCTGGGCATTTAGGATTGAACAATTTTATTATGTTTTTCGATTCAAATGATGTACAACTTTCTACGATGACCGATGAGGTTACCACAGAAGATACTGCAATGAAGTATGAAGCTTGGGGTTGGAAGGTAATCACCATTGACGGGCATAACCATGATGAGATAAGAAAAGCACTTACCACAGCAAATGCTGAAACGGAAAAACCAACATTGATTATTGGTAAAACCATAATGGGCAAAGGTTGTGTTACAGAAGATGGTGGTATGTTCGAAGGGCATTGTGAGCTTCATGGTCAACCAATTGGTAATACAGGTGCTGATTATGCCAAAACACTTTTAAACTTGGGAATGGATCCTGATAGTCCATTCGAGATCTATCCTGAAGTAAAAGCATACTACAAAGATATTCTTGCTAGAAAGGAAACTACCGCAGCACAGAAAAAGGCAGAAATTGATTCTTGGAGAAATGCCAATGAAGATTTGGCAAGTAAGTTGGATCATTTCCTTTCTGGTGAATTACCTGAATTAGATTTCGAATCCGTTGCTCACAAAGATGGTTTGGCCACTAGGGCGGCATCATCAAATGTGTTGGGTTATATGGCCGAACATGTTGAGAATATGATTGTCTCATCTGCCGATTTGTCGAATAGTGATAAAACAGACGGGTTCTTGAAAAAGTCATCAGCATTGAAAAAAGGTGATTTTTCAGGAGGGTTTTTACAAGCGGGTGTAGCCGAATTGACCATGGCATCTATGGCAAATGGTATTGCTTTGCATGGTGGTGTCATACCGGTTGTAGCAACGTTTTTTGTGTTCTCTGACTATATGAAACCGGCGATTAGACTGAGCTGTATTCAAGAACTTCCGGTTAAATTCGTTTGGACACATGATGCGTTTAGAGTAGGGGAAGATGGGCCAACTCATCAACCTGTTGAGCAAGAAGCACAAATTCGTTTATTGGAAAAGTTGAAAAACCACAGTGGAGATCAGAGTTTTGTGGCCTTACGACCAGCAGATTCAACAGAAACAAGTGTAGCTTGGAAAATGGCGATGGAAAACACTAAAACACCAACTGGACTTATTCTATCTAGACAGGGTGTCCAGGATGTTCCTGCACAATCTGGTTCAAGATTCGCATCTGCAATCAATGCTGAAAAAGGCGGTTATTTGGTAAAAGAAACAGCAAATGCTGATGTGATTTTGGTAGCCAACGGATCTGAAGTGTCTACTTTGATAGAGGCTGCTACATTATTGGAAGAAAGAGAAAACTTAAAAATAAGTATTGCCTCAATTCCTTCGGAAGGTATTTTTAGGCAACAGTCCAAAACATATCAAACAAGCGTCATTCCGATAGATAAACCTGTTTTCGGTCTTACAGCAGGTCTTCCTGTTAATTTGGAATCGTTGGTGGGAGCAAATGGTAAAGTTTTTGGTTTGGATCATTTTGGATATTCGGCACCTGCCAAAGTACTTGATGATAAATTCGGCTTTACAGGTGAAAAGGTGAGTAAAGAAGTTTTGAGTTTTCTCAATGGATAG
- a CDS encoding L-rhamnose mutarotase, translated as MKRHCLALDLKNDIELISAYEEYHQNVWPEVLQSLSDSGIQHMEIYRISNRLFMIIEVADDFSFENKAKMDENNAKVQDWEVLMWQYQQALPIAKPGEKWLPMDKIFVFPTE; from the coding sequence ATGAAAAGACATTGTTTAGCACTTGATTTAAAAAATGATATTGAGTTAATCTCAGCTTATGAAGAATACCACCAGAATGTATGGCCTGAGGTATTACAAAGCTTAAGTGATTCGGGAATTCAACATATGGAAATCTATCGCATTTCGAATAGATTATTTATGATAATTGAAGTGGCTGACGACTTCTCTTTTGAGAACAAAGCTAAAATGGATGAAAATAACGCAAAAGTCCAAGATTGGGAAGTACTTATGTGGCAATATCAACAAGCTTTACCAATAGCAAAGCCTGGGGAAAAATGGTTGCCAATGGATAAAATATTTGTATTTCCTACCGAATAA